The Leucoraja erinacea ecotype New England chromosome 22, Leri_hhj_1, whole genome shotgun sequence genome includes a region encoding these proteins:
- the smo gene encoding smoothened homolog, with the protein MSTGWESFVKATAACLLLLSTFPGQSGTNHTSAHDRCKKVSDCEPLRYSTCLGSALPYTHTSLALAEDSTTQEEAHNKLVLWSGLRNAPGCWTVIQQFLCAVYMPKCEHGRVELPGQVMCQITRGPCTIVERERGWPDFLKCSTDRFPEGCQNEVQNIKFNTSGRCEAPLVRTDNPKSWYEDVEGCGIQCQNPLFTNSEHDAMHVYIAIFGSVTILCTFFTLATFVADWKNSNRYPAVILFYINTCFFIGSIGWLAQFMDGARKEIVCKADGTMRLGEPTSNETLSCVIIFVIVYYSLMSGVIWFVMLTYAWHMSFKALGTTYQPLSGKTSYFHLITWSIPFILTVTILALAQVDGDSVSGICFVGYKNYHFRAGFVLAPIGLVLLVGGYFLIRGVMTLFSIKSKHPGLLSEKAASKINETMLRLGIFGFLAFGFVFITFGCHFYDFFNQADWERSFRDFVLCEANVSIAEQTNTPIPECSIKNRPSLLVEKINIFAMFGTGIAMSTWVWTKATVLIWKRTWLRIIGRSDDEPKRIKKSRMIAKAFSKRKELLKNPDKELSFSMQTVSHEGPVAGINFDLNEPSGDLSSAWAQHVTKMVARRGAILPQDISVTPAESPVPPDDNTKDLWIIEAEIPPELQKKTGKKKRRKKRVGPLGYPEEPQDMGYCTERASSTIPRLPKLIMQKSLVSKAVEPTNVQDILPGAFLEYGFSPGLPDGRHLRGALGSSLGPRGNPPLNLIANLLSVEDVLQSDLGFSPGDRFRPPQRPCNRAVTRSSANMELGGLPAINNPHVPISQRRRTAIAPIHSRTNLVDTELMDADSDF; encoded by the exons ATGTCTACCGGGTGGGAGTCTTTTGTTAAGGCGACTGCAGCCTGCCTGCTTCTCCTCTCCACTTTCCCGGGGCAGAGCGGCACCAACCACACGTCTGCTCACGACCGCTGTAAGAAGGTGTCGGACTGCGAGCCGCTGAGGTACAGCACATGCCTGGGCTCGGCGCTGCCCTACACACATACCTCGCTCGCCCTGGCCGAAGACTCCACAACTCAAGAGGAGGCACACAACAAGCTGGTCCTGTGGTCAG GGCTACGTAATGCTCCAGGCTGTTGGACTGTGATTCAGCAATTCCTGTGCGCCGTTTACATGCCAAAATGTGAACATGGCAGAGTGGAACTGCCCGGCCAGGTCATGTGCCAGATCACCAGAGGCCCCTGCACCATTGTGGAGCGGGAGAGAGGCTGGCCTGACTTTCTGAAGTGTTCCACGGACCGTTTTCCTGAAGGATGCCAG AATGAAGTTCAGAACATAAAATTTAACACTTCTGGCCGCTGCGAGGCTCCCCTGGTGCGTACAGACAACCCTAAGAGCTGGTACGAGGATGTGGAAGGCTGCGGGATCCAGTGTCAGAATCCGCTCTTCACCAACAGCGAGCATGACGCCATGCACGTCTACATTGCCATCTTTGGTTCTGTCACCATCCTCTGCACGTTCTTCACACTG GCCACCTTTGTTGCTGACTGGAAGAATTCTAACCGTTATCCTGCTGTCATCTTGTTCTATATCAATACTTGTTTCTTTATCGGAAGTATTGGCTGGCTTGCACAGTTCATGGATGGAGCAAGGAAGGAAATTGTGTGCAAGGCTGATGGAACCATGCGACTTGGAGAGCCAAC GTCCAACGAAACACTGTCTTGCGTTATCATTTTTGTCATCGTCTATTACTCTCTCATGTCTGGCGTGATCTGGTTTGTGATGCTTACCTACGCCTGGCACATGTCCTTCAAGGCTCTCGGCACCACCTATCAACCTCTCTCTGGCAAGACCTCCTACTTCCACCTTATCACCTGGTCAATCCCGTTTATACTCACCGTCACCATCTTGGCTCTGGCTCAG GTGGACGGAGACTCTGTAAGCGGTATCTGCTTTGTTGGATATAAGAATTATCACTTCCGAGCAGGATTCGTCCTGGCTCCAATTGGATTGGTTCTGCTGGTTGGTGGCTATTTTCTTATAAGAG GAGTCATGACCCTATTTTCAATTAAGAGCAAACATCCAGGGCTCTTGAGTGAGAAAGCAGCCAGCAAAATTAACGAAACAATGCTACGTCTCG gTATTTTTGGCTTCCTGGCATTTGGTTTTGTCTTCATCACATTTGGCTGCCATTTCTATGACTTCTTTAACCAGGCTGATTGGGAGAGGAGTTTCCGTGATTTTGTTCT GTGTGAAGCTAATGTTTCCATTGCTGAGCAAACCAACACACCTATCCCTGAATGCAGCATCAAAAATCGCCCCAGTCTCCTGGTGGAAAAAATTAACATATTTGCCATGTTTGGGACGGGCATCGCCATGAGCACCTGGGTGTGGACCAAAGCTACAGTCCTGATCTGGAAAAGGACATGGTTGAG AATTATTGGTCGAAGTGACGATGAGCCAAAGCGAATCAAGAAAAGCAGGATGATTGCCAAAGCTTTCTCAAAGCGAAAGGAATTGCTGAAGAACCCAGATAAGGAGCTGTCATTCAGCATGCAGACTGTTTCTCACGAAGGCCCTGTGG CTGGAATTAATTTTGATCTGAACGAGCCATCTGGTGACCTCTCGTCTGCTTGGGCTCAACATGTAACCAAAATGGTGGCCCGAAGGGGAGCAATTTTACCGCAGGATATTTCCGTCACTCCTGCAGAGTCACCAG TTCCTCCGGATGACAATACGAAGGACCTCTGGATTATTGAGGCTGAAATTCCCCCAGAACTTCAGAAGAAAACTgggaagaagaagaggagaaagaaaCGTGTTGGACCTCTTGGATATCCAGAGGAGCCACAAGACATGGGCTACTGCACTGAAAGAGCATCCAGTACCATCCCGCGCTTGCCCAAGTTGATCATGCAAAAAAGCTTGGTATCTAAAGCAGTCGAACCAACTAACGTGCAGGATATTTTGCCAGGTGCTTTCTTGGAATATGGTTTTAGCCCTGGACTTCCTGATGGGAGGCATCTCAGAGGAGCACTTGGTAGCTCCTTGGGACCCAGAGGGAATCCACCTCTAAATCTGATCGCAAACCTTCTTTCAGTTGAAGATGTACTACAGAGTGACCTGGGATTTTCCCCAGGAGATCGATTCCGGCCTCCACAGAGACCATGCAATCGTGCGGTCACTCGTTCCTCTGCCAATATGGAGCTTGGAGGACTCCCTGCAATTAACAATCCTCATGTACCCATATCCCAGCGGAGAAGGACTGCTATTGCACCCATACATTCAAGAACAAATCTGGTGGATACTGAGTTAATGGATGCCGACTCTGATTTTTGA